A part of Paenibacillus donghaensis genomic DNA contains:
- a CDS encoding methyl-accepting chemotaxis protein, producing MKWYANMKTATKIISAFLLVSLILVVLGFYSISTLRSANVNMKSMYSNNLISVRELSAVQIGYQKVRVLLRDMSSSTVDADMAQLKEDILTTRQAIDENINTYRPLAATAEEQELLRTFDTEYAKYSNMFEQALILAQDDNTQAFYKFLNEQMNIQGNEVIKNMNDLISVNVRLAEEANTHSQETYSSSLAITIAVIAGAVLLSILIGYLIARSISRPLLQMLGLASEVANGNLTQQANISTKDEIGQLAQALNLMVDNLKELINGIVSSSQNVAASSQQISASTQEIASTSSSQSSAAANISELFKELSLAINSVAESAEEAAELSNDTVKTAREGGHVVETSLQGMQAVNQKMSQLEDDSRKIGDIIEVIDDIAEQTNLLALNAAIEAARAGEQGRGFAVVADEVRKLAERSSEATKEITVIIKAMQENTKQSVRAVAESVEQSTMTGQAFDQIIEMVNNSSLKVNEIAAACEEEAAQAAEVMSSVESISASSEESASASEETATTCQALAQLSEELAQSASAFRTH from the coding sequence ATGAAATGGTACGCTAATATGAAAACAGCAACAAAGATTATCTCCGCATTTCTGCTAGTCTCTTTGATTCTGGTTGTCCTCGGGTTCTATTCGATCTCAACGCTGCGGAGCGCAAACGTCAATATGAAATCAATGTACAGCAACAACCTGATTTCTGTAAGAGAGCTTTCGGCCGTGCAGATTGGATATCAGAAGGTTAGAGTGCTTCTGCGCGATATGAGCAGCTCGACTGTGGATGCGGATATGGCACAGCTTAAAGAAGATATCCTGACTACTCGTCAGGCCATTGACGAGAATATTAATACCTACAGACCCCTGGCTGCAACGGCGGAGGAGCAGGAACTGCTGCGGACCTTTGATACCGAATATGCCAAATATTCCAATATGTTTGAGCAGGCCCTGATTCTGGCCCAGGATGACAATACCCAGGCGTTCTACAAGTTTCTGAACGAGCAAATGAACATTCAGGGCAATGAAGTCATCAAAAATATGAATGACCTTATCTCGGTAAATGTCCGGCTGGCCGAAGAAGCCAATACTCACTCGCAGGAAACCTACTCCAGCTCGCTGGCGATTACGATCGCCGTAATAGCAGGAGCCGTTCTGCTCAGCATTCTAATCGGGTATTTGATTGCCCGCTCGATCTCCAGACCGCTGCTGCAGATGCTGGGATTGGCTTCCGAAGTGGCCAATGGCAATCTGACACAACAAGCGAATATTTCGACTAAAGATGAAATCGGCCAGCTGGCCCAGGCGCTGAACCTGATGGTAGACAACCTGAAGGAGCTGATCAACGGCATTGTCAGCAGCTCTCAGAATGTTGCCGCCTCTTCGCAGCAGATCTCGGCCAGCACCCAGGAGATTGCCAGCACCAGCAGTAGCCAATCCTCGGCTGCTGCCAATATTTCCGAGCTGTTCAAGGAACTGTCACTGGCGATTAACTCTGTCGCCGAGAGTGCAGAAGAAGCCGCCGAGCTGTCCAATGACACGGTCAAAACCGCGCGTGAAGGCGGCCACGTGGTCGAAACCTCACTGCAGGGCATGCAGGCGGTCAATCAGAAGATGTCGCAGCTGGAAGATGATTCGCGCAAGATTGGCGACATCATCGAGGTTATTGACGACATCGCCGAGCAGACCAATCTGCTGGCGCTGAACGCGGCCATCGAAGCAGCCCGTGCCGGCGAGCAAGGCCGCGGCTTCGCGGTAGTGGCCGATGAGGTCCGCAAGCTGGCGGAGCGCAGCAGTGAGGCGACCAAGGAGATCACGGTGATTATCAAGGCGATGCAGGAAAATACGAAGCAAAGCGTGCGTGCGGTAGCTGAAAGTGTGGAGCAGTCAACAATGACAGGGCAAGCCTTCGACCAGATCATAGAGATGGTGAACAACTCCTCGCTGAAGGTGAACGAGATTGCCGCAGCCTGTGAAGAAGAAGCGGCTCAGGCAGCAGAGGTAATGTCTTCGGTAGAATCCATTTCGGCTTCTAGCGAAGAATCCGCCTCCGCTTCCGAAGAGACGGCAACGACCTGCCAGGCTCTGGCCCAGCTGTCTGAAGAGCTGGCCCAGTCCGCTTCTGCATTTAGAACCCATTAA
- a CDS encoding YvaD family protein, with translation MSKKLRFLLLLTDISFIVYWLVTYFHLIPPEYAYQDYTNELLVAWNWSFFPLDLLISLTGLLSLYHYRKSSALWRPLVLISLVLTSVSGLQAISFWVYKGDYDLTWWIPNLFLLIYPMFFIPRLVSRLSSYGNNGR, from the coding sequence ATGAGCAAGAAACTGAGATTTTTGCTTTTGTTGACGGATATATCCTTTATAGTCTATTGGCTGGTTACCTATTTCCATCTGATTCCGCCTGAATATGCTTATCAGGATTATACGAACGAACTGCTCGTAGCATGGAACTGGTCGTTTTTTCCCCTGGATCTGCTGATTTCTCTGACTGGGCTATTAAGCTTGTACCACTACCGCAAGTCAAGTGCCCTATGGCGGCCGCTGGTGCTGATCTCCCTGGTGCTGACTTCGGTCTCGGGACTGCAAGCGATCTCTTTCTGGGTCTACAAGGGAGACTATGATCTTACCTGGTGGATTCCGAATCTATTCCTGCTAATCTACCCGATGTTCTTTATCCCTAGACTGGTGAGTAGATTGTCCAGCTACGGCAACAATGGCAGATAG
- a CDS encoding GNAT family N-acetyltransferase: protein MLLLEPQDYYKVLLPLSQVKINTLFAEAVLRRPISGKVYVDSLEDPRTFYIAHPYGMSLLFGRSDNEAFNRQLHSYIANHTGTRQAHEWLQADPERQWTDRIEIMITEHNGTAAGQLKPVIRHERVNFDFKPAAYQAARDKHAARFGARKDEIVRTTEELYAAQRGSVTPQFFWNSGGEFVAEGIGYTLLSGAEPAATAFSAFINEHQLELGIETAEEHRGQGYAFAVSSALIDYCLQQQLKPVWACRRSNEGSYNLATRLGFEPSLIIPYYQLT, encoded by the coding sequence ATGCTACTATTGGAACCACAGGATTATTACAAGGTGCTCCTGCCGTTAAGTCAGGTGAAGATCAACACCTTATTTGCCGAAGCCGTGCTGCGCCGTCCAATTTCCGGTAAAGTTTATGTAGACAGCCTGGAAGATCCCCGGACGTTTTATATTGCGCATCCATACGGAATGTCCCTGCTGTTCGGCCGCAGTGACAATGAAGCCTTCAACCGGCAGCTCCATTCCTATATTGCCAATCATACCGGAACCCGGCAAGCTCATGAGTGGCTGCAGGCTGACCCTGAGAGACAATGGACGGACCGGATTGAGATTATGATAACCGAGCATAACGGTACAGCTGCCGGTCAGCTCAAACCTGTGATCCGGCATGAACGAGTGAATTTCGACTTCAAGCCTGCAGCGTATCAAGCTGCCAGAGACAAGCATGCGGCAAGGTTCGGAGCGCGGAAGGATGAAATCGTACGAACGACGGAAGAACTGTATGCTGCTCAGCGCGGAAGTGTCACCCCGCAATTCTTCTGGAACAGTGGAGGTGAATTCGTGGCTGAAGGTATTGGGTATACGCTGCTCAGCGGCGCAGAGCCTGCTGCCACGGCTTTCTCGGCTTTTATCAATGAGCACCAGCTGGAGCTGGGAATCGAGACAGCCGAGGAACACCGCGGCCAAGGGTATGCCTTTGCAGTAAGCTCCGCACTGATCGATTATTGCCTGCAGCAGCAGCTGAAGCCGGTCTGGGCTTGCCGCCGCAGCAATGAAGGCTCCTACAATCTGGCCACCCGGCTTGGCTTCGAGCCTTCATTAATTATTCCTTATTATCAGCTTACTTAG
- a CDS encoding DUF3889 domain-containing protein, whose translation MRKILLSILILFFAAGATIQAEVPDYAKWGLIAVKETQKKYQAEITDYKPYRQEESQPAPGRGEVQADRQAQERQLFGVYVVIRFDPTTDKQQSIRFLETSR comes from the coding sequence ATGAGAAAAATACTGCTTTCCATACTGATCCTGTTCTTCGCCGCCGGCGCTACCATCCAGGCGGAGGTTCCCGATTATGCCAAATGGGGCCTGATCGCCGTAAAAGAAACGCAGAAGAAATACCAAGCGGAGATTACCGACTATAAGCCATATCGGCAGGAAGAATCTCAGCCCGCCCCGGGCCGAGGAGAAGTTCAAGCTGATCGTCAAGCCCAAGAACGGCAGCTGTTTGGGGTCTATGTGGTGATCCGCTTTGATCCCACCACAGACAAGCAGCAGAGCATCCGTTTTTTGGAGACATCAAGATAG
- a CDS encoding sensor histidine kinase — MKLKQRLTWQFLLWLLLLIVMCLALLLGVQRFLILKLERGDSYDVVQAMSSIAKRITAEGDGTLRIDGADLKELNQHGYWLQVLNDNGMEAFSYQRPADMPEHYAPGELVHYLSPGAPSGYLLQTWFNPHSEGSKWTWIAGKKAGAGVYFSLMDGRQLALFGFIVAGGFAAMLLSAYWFGRRLGSPLLHMMNWIQALAGGVYAEPAGRSGRPASLRADGSIHSSFRLYHEVTAALSVLTRTLDRNQAELIQLQRNQEEWMAAVSHDLMTPLASIQGYSELLASSRYEWELGEVRTYAQTIFDKSEYLKELIEDFNLTFRLKSDGLPLKRRSCDLVELVRRAAIDAANDPRNEAYLISFDTDRGSYYCELDTRWFRRALDNLLANALKHNPKGTHIHVEVLGPVIMIRDDGDGMDPETLSRLFQRYYRGTGTQEKTEGTGLGMVIAHQLIVAHGGSIAVSSALGEGTTITVALHKQLFDET, encoded by the coding sequence ATGAAGCTCAAACAACGGTTGACATGGCAATTCCTGCTATGGCTGCTGCTGTTGATAGTCATGTGTCTGGCTCTGCTGCTGGGGGTGCAGCGCTTTCTGATCCTTAAGCTGGAACGTGGGGATTCATATGATGTGGTGCAAGCTATGAGTTCTATTGCCAAGAGAATTACGGCTGAAGGAGACGGGACGCTCAGGATCGACGGGGCAGACCTTAAGGAGCTCAATCAGCATGGCTATTGGCTGCAAGTCCTCAATGATAATGGGATGGAAGCCTTCTCTTATCAGCGGCCAGCCGATATGCCAGAACATTATGCCCCCGGAGAGCTTGTTCACTATCTATCCCCCGGCGCTCCGAGCGGCTATCTGCTGCAGACCTGGTTCAACCCACACTCTGAAGGCAGCAAATGGACCTGGATCGCTGGCAAAAAAGCCGGAGCCGGTGTGTACTTCTCTCTGATGGACGGGCGGCAGCTTGCATTATTTGGCTTCATTGTTGCTGGCGGGTTCGCAGCAATGCTGCTTAGTGCTTATTGGTTTGGCCGCAGGCTGGGCAGCCCGCTGCTGCATATGATGAACTGGATTCAGGCCTTGGCCGGAGGTGTGTATGCTGAACCCGCCGGACGTTCCGGCAGACCGGCCAGTTTGCGAGCGGACGGGAGTATTCATTCTTCCTTCCGTCTGTACCATGAGGTTACAGCTGCACTAAGCGTGTTAACGAGGACGCTTGACCGGAACCAAGCGGAGCTTATCCAGCTCCAGCGCAATCAGGAAGAGTGGATGGCTGCAGTCTCACATGATTTAATGACCCCTCTGGCGTCTATTCAAGGTTATTCGGAGTTGCTCGCTTCCAGTCGTTATGAATGGGAGCTGGGGGAGGTTCGTACATATGCACAGACCATTTTTGATAAATCAGAGTATCTGAAAGAGTTAATCGAGGACTTCAATCTGACGTTCCGGCTGAAGAGCGATGGATTGCCATTGAAGCGGCGAAGCTGTGATCTGGTGGAACTGGTAAGGCGGGCAGCGATTGATGCCGCCAATGATCCGCGTAATGAAGCCTACCTCATTTCTTTTGACACGGACCGTGGTTCGTATTACTGTGAATTGGACACTCGCTGGTTCAGACGGGCACTGGATAATCTGTTGGCGAATGCGCTCAAGCACAACCCTAAGGGGACTCATATTCATGTTGAAGTGCTGGGCCCGGTAATTATGATAAGAGATGATGGTGACGGGATGGACCCGGAGACCTTGTCCAGATTGTTTCAACGGTATTATCGCGGGACAGGCACGCAGGAGAAGACGGAAGGGACCGGTCTGGGCATGGTCATTGCCCATCAGCTGATTGTGGCGCACGGGGGCAGCATTGCAGTCTCCAGTGCGCTTGGAGAAGGTACGACCATTACAGTAGCACTGCATAAGCAGCTCTTCGATGAGACATAA
- a CDS encoding response regulator transcription factor has translation MNNARLLLIDDEEAILKLLEAALNKEGLHNIHTATTAAEGRRLCRQVSPDLIVIDVMLPDGDGLELCRDIRQLTAAPIFFLTARSGDLDKLSGFTLGADDYITKPFMTLEVVARIKAHLRRHFRVMEEIQEEPVYDFGHFQVQSDSGTLIVAGIPVVCPAKEFHLLLFLCRNTNHIFSKNQLYEHVWGEESMGDDHTVMVHIRRLREKIEPEPGSPRYLVTHRGLGYKLIQPVGLINQAGRTHGL, from the coding sequence ATGAATAATGCCCGGCTGCTTCTAATTGATGATGAAGAAGCGATTCTGAAGCTCCTGGAAGCAGCGCTGAACAAAGAAGGGCTTCATAATATTCACACAGCGACCACTGCAGCGGAAGGGCGCCGGTTGTGCCGGCAAGTGTCCCCCGATCTGATCGTAATTGATGTTATGCTGCCTGATGGAGACGGACTAGAGCTATGCCGCGATATTCGGCAACTTACAGCGGCCCCCATCTTCTTCTTGACCGCGCGTTCGGGAGATTTGGACAAGCTCTCAGGCTTCACGCTTGGTGCGGATGATTATATTACCAAACCGTTTATGACCCTGGAAGTGGTGGCACGGATTAAAGCGCATTTGCGCAGGCATTTCCGGGTAATGGAGGAGATCCAGGAAGAGCCGGTATATGATTTTGGCCATTTTCAGGTACAGAGTGATTCCGGCACACTTATCGTTGCGGGGATTCCGGTTGTCTGCCCGGCAAAAGAGTTCCATCTGCTGCTGTTTCTGTGCAGGAACACCAATCATATATTCAGCAAGAATCAATTATATGAACATGTCTGGGGAGAAGAAAGTATGGGAGACGACCATACAGTGATGGTACATATCCGGCGTTTACGAGAGAAAATTGAACCTGAGCCTGGCAGTCCACGTTATCTGGTGACCCATCGCGGGCTCGGATATAAACTAATACAGCCAGTCGGTCTTATTAATCAAGCAGGACGGACGCACGGTTTATGA
- a CDS encoding ABC transporter ATP-binding protein: MTKSVIQTQDLTRRISGKTTVDQVNLFVKEGGIYGFLGPNGAGKTTTIRMLLGLTRPTSGDIYIFGKLLASHRISILKNIGSLVESPSFYGHLTARENLEIVRRITAVPASAVEDALRTVRLDKASNRFVREYSLGMKQRLGIATALLGLPKLLILDEPTNGLDPAGIQEIRELIKELPRRYGMSVLVSSHLLNEIDQMASEVGILVEGQLIFQGAIESLRKRSSPYLRIGVERPDYAAAILRQSGCNIRVDGEFLYSEETNHEAAAGINRLLHEAGHHVFRLEEVKRSLEDIFLEITGKGSSL; this comes from the coding sequence ATGACAAAATCTGTTATTCAGACCCAAGATTTAACGCGCCGCATCAGCGGCAAAACAACCGTCGATCAAGTAAATCTGTTCGTCAAGGAAGGAGGCATCTATGGTTTCCTGGGACCGAATGGAGCCGGAAAAACGACCACCATCCGCATGCTGCTAGGGCTTACCCGTCCTACATCCGGTGACATTTATATCTTCGGCAAATTGCTCGCAAGCCACCGTATCTCCATCTTGAAGAATATCGGTTCCCTTGTGGAATCGCCCTCTTTCTACGGCCATTTAACTGCACGTGAGAATCTGGAAATTGTCCGCCGGATCACAGCTGTCCCTGCTTCCGCAGTGGAGGATGCCTTGCGTACGGTCCGCCTGGACAAGGCATCGAACCGTTTTGTACGGGAATATTCACTCGGCATGAAGCAACGTCTCGGGATCGCCACAGCATTGCTTGGACTACCGAAACTACTGATTCTTGATGAACCGACCAATGGTCTTGATCCGGCAGGAATACAGGAGATCCGCGAGCTGATCAAAGAGCTTCCCCGGCGTTATGGCATGAGTGTGCTCGTCTCCAGCCATCTTCTGAACGAGATCGACCAGATGGCATCTGAAGTAGGGATTCTTGTGGAAGGACAGCTCATTTTTCAAGGGGCTATTGAATCCTTACGCAAGCGAAGCAGCCCCTACTTGAGAATCGGAGTAGAGCGACCCGATTATGCCGCCGCTATCCTCCGTCAGTCGGGGTGTAATATCCGGGTAGATGGTGAGTTCCTGTATTCAGAGGAAACGAATCACGAGGCAGCAGCAGGAATTAATCGGCTCCTACACGAGGCAGGGCATCATGTGTTTCGTCTGGAGGAGGTGAAACGATCACTGGAGGACATCTTTCTTGAAATTACTGGAAAGGGGAGCAGTTTATGA
- a CDS encoding ABC transporter permease, whose protein sequence is MNSGLWSAEYLKLKRTATQAVVLTVPVLAVLFIVAFGLLSNGFRVSPISESVPGLWAKYVFSIHWILIFAIPLGATVSASIMAGLEHREHSWKQTLAMPYSKASVWLVKFALLAVTHVLAGVVLGGALLASGLLLGIEEAVPWRLLAAESFGPYLAVFPILVLQLWISVTVSNQAVALSVGTVGAMAGLFLGMGGSGGWLPWTYVVNASPVIWDAVSNGPLPNRDFRDLLVRSVLAGLAGLILAVTHFSHKEFK, encoded by the coding sequence ATGAATTCCGGCTTATGGTCAGCAGAATATTTAAAGCTAAAACGGACAGCCACTCAAGCTGTTGTCCTGACAGTTCCGGTGCTGGCTGTTCTCTTCATTGTCGCTTTCGGTCTGCTGAGCAATGGATTTCGGGTTAGCCCCATTTCTGAATCCGTGCCAGGTCTGTGGGCTAAATATGTATTCAGTATCCATTGGATTCTGATCTTTGCCATTCCACTGGGGGCAACCGTCAGCGCGTCCATCATGGCCGGGTTAGAGCATCGTGAGCACTCCTGGAAGCAGACGCTGGCTATGCCATACTCAAAAGCAAGCGTGTGGCTTGTCAAGTTCGCGCTGCTGGCTGTAACTCATGTGCTGGCAGGCGTTGTCCTTGGCGGAGCGTTGCTGGCATCAGGCTTGCTGCTTGGAATAGAGGAAGCTGTTCCTTGGCGTCTCCTTGCTGCGGAGAGCTTTGGTCCTTATCTAGCTGTATTTCCGATACTGGTTCTGCAATTATGGATATCCGTGACGGTAAGCAACCAGGCCGTTGCCCTTTCAGTAGGTACGGTCGGAGCAATGGCAGGATTATTTCTTGGCATGGGCGGTTCAGGAGGTTGGCTGCCTTGGACGTATGTAGTCAATGCTTCTCCGGTGATTTGGGATGCTGTTTCCAATGGACCCCTTCCTAACAGAGACTTCAGAGACCTGCTCGTCCGTTCTGTATTAGCAGGACTGGCTGGCCTCATTTTAGCAGTTACACATTTTTCCCATAAAGAATTCAAATAA
- a CDS encoding ABC transporter permease, with protein MQLWITEWMKIRRSWLPFLLIIGPVAGILIGISNFLANQEVFIKGPDSNEWLEAWTQVQLFYASIIFPVLVSIMSAIVCRSEHISGGWKQLLALPVSRSSVYLTKLMVVAVLIALMQVMLLSAYIAVGSMLFHSTLPIQQMLRFIILGWLAALPLSAMQMIVSVRFISFGLPLAINIACTLPVVIVVNSTAGQYYPWALPALAMSPEDESPIQSYPLFYAIVIGVLLISVLIGVRSFEHKDSVG; from the coding sequence ATGCAATTGTGGATTACGGAATGGATGAAGATACGGCGTTCCTGGCTGCCTTTTCTGCTAATCATCGGGCCGGTGGCCGGAATACTCATAGGAATTTCTAATTTCCTGGCAAATCAGGAGGTTTTTATCAAAGGCCCGGATAGCAACGAGTGGCTGGAGGCCTGGACTCAAGTTCAACTGTTCTATGCCTCGATTATCTTTCCGGTGCTGGTGAGTATAATGAGTGCCATCGTATGCCGGAGTGAGCATATCAGCGGGGGATGGAAGCAATTGCTGGCACTGCCGGTTTCACGGTCCTCTGTATATTTGACCAAGCTGATGGTCGTTGCCGTTCTGATCGCTCTGATGCAGGTCATGCTCCTGTCAGCTTATATTGCTGTGGGCTCGATGCTCTTCCACTCTACCCTGCCGATACAGCAAATGTTACGGTTCATCATACTGGGCTGGCTGGCAGCACTGCCGCTTAGTGCGATGCAGATGATCGTTTCCGTCCGGTTTATAAGCTTTGGATTACCCTTGGCTATCAATATCGCTTGTACCTTGCCGGTAGTCATTGTTGTCAATTCAACGGCTGGCCAATACTATCCATGGGCACTTCCTGCACTCGCCATGTCCCCTGAGGATGAATCGCCGATTCAATCCTACCCGCTGTTCTATGCTATAGTTATTGGCGTTCTGCTGATTTCAGTTCTTATAGGGGTACGGAGCTTCGAGCATAAAGATTCCGTAGGCTGA
- a CDS encoding DUF3889 domain-containing protein has product MRKILLSILILFFAAGATVQAEVPDYAKWGLIAVKETQKKYQAEITDYKHIGRKNLSPHRAEEKFKLIVKPKNGRLFGVYVVIRFDPTTDKLQSIRFLETSR; this is encoded by the coding sequence ATGAGAAAAATACTGCTTTCCATACTGATCCTGTTCTTCGCCGCCGGCGCTACCGTCCAGGCGGAGGTTCCCGATTATGCCAAATGGGGCCTGATCGCCGTAAAAGAAACGCAGAAGAAATACCAAGCAGAGATTACCGACTATAAGCATATCGGCAGGAAGAATCTCAGCCCGCACCGGGCCGAGGAGAAGTTCAAGCTGATCGTCAAGCCCAAGAACGGCAGGCTGTTTGGGGTCTATGTGGTGATCCGCTTTGATCCCACCACAGACAAGCTGCAGAGCATCCGTTTTTTGGAGACATCAAGATAG
- a CDS encoding SdpI family protein, whose translation MKDKPFSLILITLSLLAGIIAYPFLPDILAIQWQSGNIVSNQAPKYIALAFSPLAMVVLHVTRSSAWKFVQDANRMESKLIFYIVQVILLGGQLVIIGFGLDYEFNLVATTSVVLGVLLIVAGNFLHRAKRSYAYGIKNRWTLSSKRVWNKTHQFSAYIFILAGLLLIIIPLLGHINNSMYTGAIPVVGLALCYGASCYYYHKYKEQGMKE comes from the coding sequence TTGAAGGACAAACCGTTTTCGCTGATCTTAATTACACTTTCATTGCTGGCCGGTATCATTGCTTATCCTTTTCTGCCTGACATTCTGGCTATTCAGTGGCAGTCCGGCAACATCGTCTCCAATCAGGCGCCGAAATATATCGCGCTGGCGTTTAGCCCGCTGGCGATGGTTGTTCTCCATGTCACACGCAGCAGTGCCTGGAAGTTTGTTCAAGATGCCAACCGGATGGAGTCGAAACTGATTTTCTACATCGTTCAGGTGATTCTGCTCGGAGGACAGCTGGTAATTATCGGCTTCGGATTGGATTATGAGTTCAACCTGGTTGCCACAACGTCGGTAGTATTGGGTGTGCTGCTGATCGTTGCCGGAAATTTCCTGCACCGAGCTAAGAGAAGTTATGCTTACGGCATCAAGAACCGCTGGACCTTGTCCAGCAAACGGGTGTGGAACAAGACCCATCAGTTCAGCGCCTACATCTTTATTCTGGCCGGACTGCTGCTCATCATTATTCCGCTGCTGGGTCATATCAACAATTCAATGTACACCGGTGCCATTCCGGTGGTTGGTCTCGCGCTCTGTTATGGTGCTTCCTGCTACTACTATCACAAGTACAAGGAGCAGGGAATGAAGGAATAA
- a CDS encoding MFS transporter translates to MDNGTARPSAENVNKLMIVLAFTLVFSVMNASVFNVVMPIIRKEFAITSSQVSWLLSGYMIVYAVGSVTYGKLADKYRLKDLLTFGIIFFSMGSVVGFVASEYWGIILGRILQASGAAVIPATAMIVPVRYFSPERRGRALGITATGISLGTALAPIVSGLITGFASWRFLFVLSLVPLLALPFFRRYLNDDRGSAKRIDFLGAALLGGTVALLLLSISQGRLLLALAGVVLLALFIVRILTAAEPFVQPQLFKNRKYSAGLAIAFMASALSFSLPFLTPQYLTALNGLKPAVIGLIMFPAAILSAFLGRKGGLIADRKGNSYLVFTAALLSFICFVTLSVFVGGSPYLIMFLLIFGNVGVTFMGIAMSNTVSRTMAVDQIGVGMGMLSLLNFISGAMATSLIGKQLDRAGGAFHLNPLAWYKEGYVYSNIFVTLTVFTVLLAGVYYLAFGMEPSRRIKG, encoded by the coding sequence ATGGACAACGGAACTGCTCGGCCTAGTGCCGAGAATGTAAACAAATTAATGATTGTATTGGCATTCACTCTTGTATTCTCTGTCATGAACGCTTCGGTCTTCAATGTCGTCATGCCGATTATCAGGAAGGAATTCGCCATTACTTCCTCACAGGTCAGCTGGCTGCTCAGCGGGTATATGATTGTGTATGCAGTGGGGTCTGTTACTTACGGCAAGCTGGCCGATAAATACCGCCTGAAGGACCTGCTGACATTCGGCATTATATTCTTCTCCATGGGGTCGGTTGTCGGATTTGTCGCCAGCGAATATTGGGGCATTATTCTTGGCCGGATTCTGCAGGCCAGTGGGGCGGCCGTCATCCCGGCCACGGCGATGATCGTGCCGGTCCGTTATTTCTCGCCGGAACGCAGAGGCCGTGCGCTCGGCATCACCGCTACCGGCATTTCGCTGGGAACTGCGCTGGCTCCGATTGTATCGGGCCTGATTACCGGCTTCGCTAGCTGGAGGTTCCTGTTCGTGCTGTCACTGGTTCCGCTGCTGGCGCTGCCGTTCTTCCGCAGATACCTTAACGATGACCGGGGTAGCGCCAAGCGGATTGACTTCCTGGGCGCGGCCTTGCTGGGCGGAACGGTGGCGCTGCTGCTGCTCTCCATCTCCCAGGGCAGGCTGCTGCTTGCCTTGGCAGGAGTAGTGCTGCTGGCGTTGTTTATCGTGCGGATTCTGACTGCCGCCGAGCCGTTTGTGCAGCCGCAACTGTTCAAGAACCGCAAATATTCGGCTGGGCTGGCGATTGCCTTCATGGCCTCGGCGCTCAGCTTCAGCCTGCCCTTTCTGACGCCGCAATATCTGACCGCGCTGAATGGACTTAAGCCGGCTGTAATCGGGCTGATCATGTTCCCGGCTGCCATCCTGTCCGCATTCCTGGGCCGCAAGGGCGGCTTGATTGCCGACCGCAAAGGGAACAGCTATCTTGTATTTACTGCAGCCTTGCTCAGCTTCATTTGTTTCGTAACGCTGTCGGTATTCGTCGGCGGTTCACCGTACCTGATCATGTTCCTGCTGATCTTTGGCAACGTGGGGGTGACCTTTATGGGCATCGCCATGTCCAATACAGTTTCGCGTACGATGGCTGTGGATCAGATCGGCGTGGGCATGGGTATGCTGTCACTGTTGAACTTCATCTCTGGGGCGATGGCCACCAGCCTGATCGGCAAGCAGCTGGATCGGGCTGGAGGGGCGTTTCACCTCAATCCGCTTGCCTGGTACAAGGAAGGGTATGTGTATAGCAATATTTTTGTGACGCTGACGGTGTTTACGGTTCTGCTTGCCGGAGTTTATTATCTTGCATTTGGGATGGAACCTTCCCGCCGTATCAAGGGTTAA
- a CDS encoding MarR family winged helix-turn-helix transcriptional regulator, with protein sequence MEDQDKVIYLPWEQEESIPVLINRTSAAIRRDIEYVLRPYGVTSQQSKTLHVLKASPGLTNMELERLLHIDKSSVTSLINGMVKRGWVERREHPQDARMKTISLTAAGEEMQQITHVKVHEAKHHSKQLLTPEEQGQLLVLLRKILDAYE encoded by the coding sequence ATGGAAGATCAGGATAAGGTTATCTATCTGCCTTGGGAACAGGAGGAGAGCATCCCTGTACTGATTAACCGTACTTCTGCCGCCATACGCAGAGATATAGAATATGTCCTCCGGCCTTACGGAGTGACCTCCCAGCAGTCCAAGACGCTGCATGTCCTGAAGGCCTCTCCTGGACTCACCAATATGGAGCTGGAGCGTCTGTTACATATTGATAAATCCAGCGTCACCAGCCTGATTAACGGGATGGTAAAGAGAGGATGGGTAGAGCGCCGGGAGCATCCGCAGGATGCCCGGATGAAGACCATTTCACTGACCGCTGCCGGTGAAGAGATGCAGCAGATTACCCACGTGAAGGTCCATGAAGCCAAACACCACTCGAAGCAGCTGCTTACACCGGAGGAGCAAGGCCAGCTGCTGGTGCTGCTGCGCAAGATACTGGACGCATATGAATAG